The Boseongicola sp. DNA segment CCGGTCCCATGCTGGTCATCGACGGCAATCTGCACCCGAGTTTTCTGCCTGACTCCAGTTCGCGCTTCATCCGCAATGGTGTCGGCGTTACGCCAGATGGATATCTGATCGCCGCCATTTCGAATTCACGCGTGAATTTCCACCATTTAGCCCGCCTTTTCCGCGACCGGCTTGGAACGCCGAATGCGCTGTTCCTCGACGGTAACGTCTCACGCCTGTTGGCCCCCAGTTTGGACCGTGCTGACATCGGCTTCCCCCTTGGCCCAATGCTGGTTGTCACCAATCCCACCAATTGACCCGGCCCCCTCCAGCCGTTAGCAGACCGGCCTGATCACACAAACAACGGACAAAGGGCAAAACGTGGCACGACGGCGCAAAGGACGGGACATTTCAGGCTGGGTTATCATCGACAAACCCGCCGGCCCCACCTCGACTGCCGTTGTTAACAAAGTGCGTTGGGCCTTCGAGGCCAAAAAAGCAGGCCACGCAGGCACTTTGGACCCCGACGCAACCGGGCTTCTGGCCGTAGCTCTGGGCGAGGCCACCAAGACCGTGCCTTACGTCACCGACGCCACCAAAGCGTACGATTTCACCATCCGCTTTGGCATCGCGACCAATACCGACGACGCAGAAGGCGAGGTCATCGCCACCTCCGATGCCCGCCCCAGCGATGCAGACATCGAAGCCGCCCTCACCGCCCTCACCGGCAACATCCAGCAGGTGCCGCCCAAGTTCTCTGCCGTCAAAATCGACGGCCAGCGCGCCTATGCCATGGCCCGCGCAGGAGAAGACGTCACTCTGGAACCCCGCCCGCTCTTTGTTGAAAGCCTGTCCCTGACCGAAAGACCCGATGCCGATCATGCCACATTGGAAATGGTCTGCGGCAAAGGCGGCTACGTCCGCTCCATCGCCCGCGACCTTGGCGAAGTCCTCGGCTGCCACGCCCATGTCACCTCGTTGCGCCGCATCTGGTCCGGCCCGTTCGATCTGGACCAAGCCGTCACGATGGACCAAATCGAAGCCTTGGCCCGCACGCCAGACCTCGACGACCACCTCCAGCCGCTGGAAATCGGCCTCGCCGATCTGCCCGAACTGCCAACAACCGCCGAAAGCGCAGCCAAACTCAGCAATGGCAATCCCGGCCTCGTCATCGCATCCGATGCTGAATATGGCGACCTCGCCTGGGCCTCGCATCAGGGCCAACCGGTCGCGGTCGGGATCTACAAAGCGGGTGAGTTGCACCCGTCGCGCGTTTTCCGCCTTTGAACCTGGTCACCCGGACACACAGCGAACAGGGCCGCGAAAGCTCTGCCGTCTATTCTCCTTGCGACAATTACCGGTATGCGCTGACCCGCATCTGGAACACCACTGAACAGCGCATCACATATGTGATGCTGAACCCATCCAAGGCAACTGAACTTGCCAACGATCCCACCGTAGAACGCTGTGAACGTCGCGCACGCCGGCTTGGATACGGGGCCATGCGAGTCTGCAACATCTTTGCCTGGCGCGAAACCGATCCGGCAAGATTAAAGCGGGCCAAATCGCCCATTGGTCCTGCAAACGAGGCGGTCCTTATCGAAGCCGCCAATTGGGCTGATCACGTTCTCTGCGCCTGGGGCGTGCACGGTGCGCATTTGAATCAGGGCCCAAAAGTCGGCCGCATGCTTGTGGCCAGTGGCAAACCACTCTTTTCGCTTGGCGTCACCAAAGGGAGCCACCCGCGCCACCCGCTTTATGTCGGCTACGCCACCGCCTTGGCACCGTGGTCACCAAGCGAACCGCAGTCGCAATAGGCCGCACTCAGGTCCTGCAGGATGAAACGCCTTTCTCGCGGGAAAGGGCGATCTTCATTAATATATTCAACACCTTACTCACAAACATACCCACCAAGGCAATGACGGAACTCCTCATGCCGCAACTTCCACGTTCTGGACGATGATGTGCACATTTTCTGCCGTAGCATCCGGAGCATTTCCCAATACCGCCACCGTGCGACCTGCAACGATCACCAGCCCGTGACGGCCATCCGGCGTTGGGTGAACTTCCAAATTCTTGCCGTCAGTATCCTTGCGCGGAACCAAAATCTCGACCGTTTCAGTCGAGGCGTCAAACTCCTCGAACACGGCGACATGGTTCTGGTCCCAGGTCACCGGGCCTTTCATCTTTGCAACCTGTTCTTTTGCGTCCGAAGCTGCCCACGCGCGATCCAGATTGGCTTCGTCACTGTGTCTGATCTCGCTGACAGGGACCAAGGCGCTCAATGGATGCGCGACGCCAGGTACCGCCGAAGTTTTAAGCCGGATCAGGATGTCATCCGCCGGCAAGTCATCCAGCCCCAGAAAACAAATCTCCAACGTGCCCATATCGTCGCTTAGGGTCAGGATCACTCCATTGTCAGGCCTCCAACGGACATGGCCCACCACATTCGCGTGCAAAACTACATCACAGGTGTCCACCGTTGGGCGAAAATTCGGTACAACAAATTCCTTTACGTCCTGTGGCACCACATGGCGCACTCCTCTATGGACTTGTTGGTTTATTTCTTGCGAAAAAGGTTGGCGCGAAACCTGTGATCTCCGAGAGGACCGCTTGACCGGTGCCACTTTGCCCGACGCCTCATCGACTTCGTCACCAGGTCCCATGCCCGTTTTGGTCGTGAACAACCCCCAAAACCACGATACGACCGGAGTCAGACACGCTGCCAGAAATGCCGCAATTATAAAGTCTTCAACCGTCCAGCCCATGAAACCTCTTCTGCCGGGACCGCTGCCGAAATTGGCAATCTGGCATTGAAGAGCAGGATGAACTGAAAATATTTACACAAGGTTTCCCGGCGGCGGGCCAGATTCCAGAATTTTAGTCAATCTTACCGCAGGCTTTAAATAACCGGCGTCATCAGCATCCGTTGAAGGTGCGGAAGTAAAATCACCAGCCAGACCAATCAATGTGTCATCGCCCGGACCGCCTTCCAACTCGTCGGCCCCCAGATTGCCGACCAGATAATCCAACCCCGGACCGCTGCGCAGCGTATCATTGCAACCGCCACCTTCCAGAAAGTCCGAGTTCAGCGCCCCTTCCAGCACGTCGTTGTCCGCATCACCGCGCAACTCATCTTCGCCGGCACCGCCCCGCAAAAAGTCGTTACCGATGTCGCCGTTGATCGTGTCGTTGCCACCCCGCCCGTAGATAACGTCATCAAAAGCAGTGCCTACCAAGAGGCCGTCATCGCCTGTGCCCTACTCAGTCGGGTCTGGACCATCGCCAAGCGAGGATCCCCACCGCTGCCGCCAGCGAGGCCCGCCACCAATCCCACCGCAAGGATTGCCAGAATGAATTCCGTCGAGTTGCCTGTCTTTTTTATGTTTTGCCAAACAATACCCGAAATTCTCCGACCTCAAAGCGCCAACCGGACAACTCAGAATTCTCTTTCCAAACCCCCGAATCTCTCCTATACGCCCGCATCCGCACCGAAATACTTCGGACGGAGCCTCCACGGGCCCTGCTGGACGACATCCCGGCTTGCGCCATTTCTCAAACCTAAAGGAGACCCCGATGTCGATTACTGCTGAAGCAAAAGCAAAAGTGATGAAAGAATACGGCACCAAAGACGGCGACACCGGTTCGCCCGAAGTTCAGGTAGCCATTCTTTCCAGCCGCATCGCCACACTGACCGAGCACTTCAAGACCCACAAAAAAGACAACCACGGCCGCCGTGGCCTGTTGAAAATGGTCGCGACCCGCCGGAAATTGCTGGACTATGTCAAAGGCAAAGACGAGGACCGCTATAAGGGCCTGATCAAACGCCTAGGCCTGCGCCGCTAAGTCGGACACCAGTTTCGAAATCAAAAAACGGCGCGAGAGTAACTCTTGCGCCGTTTTTGCGTTTGTGTGCACTTGGACGAATGACCGCTTAGAGCCCAAACTTACCTGAACCAATTCCTCGAAGTACAGTTCGACTTGCTTGATCCGGCAGGTCCTGAAATGGCAATAGGTAAGTTGGAAGTTCATAAGTTCGGTGCAGACAGTCCTGTGCTTGAGGAGGCAATTCCATGGGCACGATTTCCCATTACGACCCAGACCGCGACCAAGACGATCTGATCGCACTTATGCACGGCTACCGTGAGCTGACGTATGAACGCGCACCGCCTTTTGATCATCCGGTAGTCGACCAGAAATACGGCGACGAACCATTTGCAAAAATGCTGCGGGACTTGGCAGCAACCCACGCACGCCCCACCGGATCAATTCTCATGGTCCACAACGGAGAGGTCGCGGTTGGATGCGGAATGACAAATCCAATCAATCAAAACACCTGCGAGATCCAACGGGTGTTTCTTTCGGCAGATGCGAGAGGTCTGGGGCTAGGCAAGTCCTTAATTGCTGCGTTGATAGATCAAGCGACCGAAGACGGCTACGAACGCATTGAACTTAATACAATCTCAATATTGCACGAAGCTATCGTTCTTTACGGCAAGTTTGGTTTTCGCCCATGTGAGCCCTACTTCGATTTTTCGGCCAAAGTAGAAGCCGAGCTTTTGTTCCTTGGTTTGGACATAGCAGATCGACTACAATGAGGCGCACATTGACCTGTGTCTCGACAGCTCAACGTTTTCAGATTCTCATGAATTCTGACGGTACGGGTCGGTTTGTAAAATTGCTTCTGCGGTTTTCGTTGAAGAGTTGTGTACAACTACAGTGAAAGTCTCCTTCGTCCCGCAAAGCCGACCTTAAGGGCGTCGATAGTGGCTCCGAGCCCGACTGAAAGCGTCGGATGTCCGCTTCGAGCCCAATGTGTCAAATGCTGTGCGATGCACCAATGTCGGCTTTGCTTAATTGAGAAACTTTTGCCAAGTCCGATTGTGATTGCTCAGACGGTGCCCTCATTTGCTGAAGATCCAAACTCATAAACACTCAGGCACTTCCTTGCGCATCGGTCATTATTCGCTTTGTGCCGCCCAGATCATGCCTCTTCGCAGGATTTCGGTGACCTCGCTGCGTTTCAGGTTGTCCAATTCGTGACCGATGGAGCAATAGAAAACACGTCCCCTATCCCACCGACGTTTCCAGATAACCGGGATGACCGTGCCTTCGATCCACCACAAGTGATCGCCTGAAAACGTTGTGGTCGCCAAAACCTCATTCGATGGATCGACAAGCATGTAGTATTGCTCTGACCGCATATGAAAGGATTTGATGCCCCGCACAATCGGGTCATCGGGCCGACAGATTGTGACATCATAATTGACATAATCATCAGTGGGTTGTGGGTTGTCGGGCCAGCCCGGGGGATGGGCCACGAACTGGCCGCCGATCAGGAAGTGATAGGTGGGGCGGTCGCGGAAAGCGTCGCCCATATGGCCGTGCCATCCGGCAATGCCACACCCGTCGCCGATCAGTTTCAACAACCCATCTTCCTGCGGTTTCGTCATATTGCCAAACTCAGGCCGATGCGCGCTGCGCGCGGACGACCAGATCGGCACAATCAGGTTTATATCGGCGAGTTTTTCCGGCGTTGCGAGTGGTTCAAGCGTGTCGAACGCCTGAACTTCAAACCCGTTGTCGCGCAATAGGGCGGCGCACCAATCGCCAAAATCGCCTGGGGCATGGCCTTCCCAGCCGCCCACGAATAATGCTGCCTTCATTCGTTGCCCTCCCGCATGAAATTCAAGATTGCCGCCATATCGCGGTTGTCGAAACGCGCCTCTCCGGCGGCCTTCAGCATGTCAAACGTGGTTTGGGTCTGCGGCATGGCAGTGCCAGTGGATTGGGCCTGATCGAGAGCCAGCCTCACATCTTTGCGCGCCAGCGCGACCGTGAAGGAAACATCCTGGGCTTGTTCGTCCAGATAGATTGAACGTCGGTACTTCAGCATTGGTGCCGCCGCTGCAGAGTTTTCGATCACATCGAAAGCGGCAGATGCCTCAATACCCGCAGCTTCGGCCAATGTCAGGGCCTCGGACAAGTTCTGGTTCAGCCCATGGATCAGGGTGTTGACCGAAAGTTTCATGACCGCGCCCAACCCAGGCTTGCCCAACCAGATGGTTTTGCGCGCCATTTGGTCGAACACCGGCTGCAGGCGCGCGGCCATTTCTGCGGATGCGCCAGCCATGATCATCAACGTTGCCTCTTCCGCCGCCTGCGTCGCGCCTGAAACCGGGGCATCCGTGAAGGTTTTGCCGCGCGCCTTTGCTTTCGCGTGAAGCTCTCCGATCAAATCAGAGCTCATGGTGCCCATCTCAACCAGAAGATCGGCACCCTCTGCGGCAAGCAAACCATCCTTTCCCAGATAAACGTCTCGTGCAGCCTTGTCGTCTGCGAGCATCGAAAGAATTATGTCGGTGTTTGCGGCAAGCTCTGCGGGCGATGTCGCATGAGCGCAGTTATTCAGCCTTGCGAAATCAGCAGCGATTTCAGGCGAACGGTTCCACACAGTTACTGGAAAGGCTTTTGCGCAATTCATCGCCATCAAGCGCCCCATGCGGCCAAGTCCGGCGAAACCGATGCGCATTTTACCAGCTTGCCGAAATGTATTGGGTTTCCATGAATTCATGCATGCCTTCATGCCCGCCTTCGCGACCCAGGCCCGATTGTTTGGTGCCGCCGAAAGGTGCTGCCGGGTCTGAAACCAGCCCACGGTTCAACCCGACCATTCCGTAATCAAGCCGTTCACAGACTTGCAGCCCGCGCTTCATGTCCTCGGTGAACACATAGGCGACCAATCCGTATTCCGTGTCATTGGCCCGTTTGATGACATCTTCCGGGTCAGTGAAAATTTGAATGGCCGCAACCGGTCCAAATATCTCATCGTGGATGCAGTTGGCGTTAGCGGGCACGTTGGACAAAACGGTCGGGGGATAGAAAAACCCTTTGCCATCTGGTTTCTGACCGCCGCAGTGAAGGGTTGCCCCCTTGGCAACAGCGTCTTCAACGAATTCTGCGACCTTGTCGCGCGTATCTGCATTGACCAAAGGGCCAACATCCACCGATGGGTCCAGCCCGTCACCCACTTTCAGCGCCGCCATGGCCGCACTCAGCCTTTCCACAAATGCGTCCTGAACCTTTTCATGTAAGTAAATTCGGTTTGCCGCCGTACAGGCTTCGCCCAAGTTGCGCATCTTGGCCAGCATTGTGCCTTCGACGGCCACATCAATGTCGGCGTCCTCAAAGACGATCAAAGGCGCGTTGCCACCCAGCTCCATCGCAGGTTTCAACACCTGATCGGCGGCGGAATGCAAAAGCTTGCGGCCCACTTCGGTTGATCCGGTAAAGCTTACAACGCGCACGCGCGGATCGTGCAGCAGCATGTCGACCATCTCTCCGGTTCGGCGCGAGGGCAGGACGTTGACGACGCCTTTGGGCACGCCCGCTTCTTCCAGCAATGGCATTAGGGCCAACATGGTCAGGGGCGTTTCAGACGCCGGTTTGATGATCACCGGGCAGCCTGCCGCGAGGGCTGGGGCGATTTTGCGGGTCCCCATGGCGGCCGGGTAATTCCAGGGCGTGACCAGCACAGCAATTCCCGCAGGTTTGTGTTGAACGATAATCCGTGCCCCTGACGCGGGTGCGTGAGAGATCAGGCCGTCAACGCGAACAGCCTCTTCCGAAAACCAGCGGAAGAATTCGGCGGCATAAGCGGCTTCGCCCATGGCATCAGTGCGGGCTTTACCGTTTTCCAAGGTGATGAGCCGGGCAAATTCCTCCTGCCGCTCCACCATCAACTCCCACGCGCGGCGCAGCACGATGGACCTGTCACGCGGGGTGCGCGCGGCCCAATCTGCAAAGGCGGCTTCTGCAGCGTCCAGGGCGGCTTTAGCATCGTCCAAAGAGGCAGAGGCCACGCTTGCCAAAACAGTTTCATCGGCGGGGTCCATGACGTCAAAACGTGTTCCATCAGACCCGGGAAGCCACGCGCCGTTGATGTAAAGATCAGTGTGTTCCATGTTGGTTTCCCTTCCCGATCCTAGACCAGCGCCAGCAATGGTTCGGCCATGCGCGCGCTTAGATCGGACATCAGCGCAATTGCTTGATCCGTCGTGAGATTTGATGAGCTATAGGAAAGCGACAAATGAATGTTGCCCCCCGTAAGCGCGATTGTAAGCGTTGGCGTAGCACCGGCATCTATTGCGGTGGTGGTCAGATATGTTTCGCCCAGGTCGATCAGTTCCAAGTCCGCGGGTGCATCGCCTTCTTCGCCTGTCATCTGCGAGAGCCGCATTTTGTCGGGATCATGGAAGGTCACGCTTGGATTGCCATGTTGTTTTAACGTCAGCGTCAGGTTTTGGGCATCGCTGACGACCCGCAGAGCGACAGCAGCAAAGGCAACGGCCAGATTTGCAAGCGACAATTGAACGCCCGCATCGTCGTTCATTTTGATGATCAGCGCATTGCAACCAACGGCAGGCACCTGCGCCGCGATATGCAATTTGGCGCCCGCATGCGGCGCGGCTTGCGCAATTGGCTGAGTTGCCAGCCGTTCGACATCTGCTGCGCGAATAGGTTGAGGCACGCCCGCTTCGCTGAACTGTGAGAGGGTCAGGCCCGCTTCTTTGGCCAGTCGCCTGGCTTTTGGGGACGCTAAGATACGATCACCCCCGGTTTGAAGTGGCGGCGCGGCAACCGGGCTTTCCTGTACTTGCGGCTGTGGGTCTGAGGGCGTTTCAGCAACCGGCTCCGATATTTCTGGCGCGGGTGCAATCGCCTCATCGGGGTCCGCCGTGATCATTGCGATCACCTGACCGACCGGAATATCGGCGCCTTCTTCGGCGCTTACACCCGCAAGAAACCCATCTGCCTGCGCTTCGACCTCGGATACGGATTTATCGGTCTCGACCTCGAACAGAACATCGCCCACCGCCACAGCTTCGCCTGCTGATTTGCACCAGCTCAGCAGTTTGCCTGTGTCTTGGGCCATCCCCAGCATTGGCATGATGACCTCATGCGCCACGTTAGATCCCTCCTTCGACTGAGGCTTTTGCGCGGGTAAAGACGGCTTCCGGTGTTGGCACAGTCAGGTCTTCCAATGCGGATGAAAACGGGATCGGTACGTCCATTGCGCCGAACCTTTGGACCGGGGCATCAAGGTGATAGAACGCCTTTTCACTGATCCGGGCCGCAATTTCGGCCGTAACTCCGAAGTTTTGATGCCCTTCATCCACCACCATCGCGCGGCTGGTTTTTCGGACCGAGTTCAAAATGGTTTCTTCGTCCAATGGGACAATTGTGCGGGGGTCGATCACTTCGGCACTGATGCCGACATCTGCCAGCAATTCAGCTGCTTTCTGGCACACCTGCACCATCGAAGACGTGCCGATAAGCGTAATATCACGCCCCTCGCGCAGAACATTGGCTTGGCCAAAGGGGATCAGAAATTCCTCCGCCGGCACAGGCGCTTTGTCCTGATACATCAGCTTGTCTTCAAAGATGACCACTGGGTTGTCGTCGCGGATCGCGGTCTTAAGCAATCCTTTCGCTTCATATGCTGATGATGGAAGCGCAACTTTAAGCCCCGGAATATGGGCAACCAAAGCGTGCAAAGATTGACTATGCTGTGCCGCCGACCGTCTTGTCGCGCCAAGATTGGTGCGCAGAACCAATGGTACATTCAGCTTTCCACCGGACATGTAATGCGTCTTGGCCGCCTGATTGCAAAGCTGGTCCATGACCAGAAACAGGAAATCGCCGAACATCAGATCGACGACCGGGCGCATACCCGTCATGGCCGCCCCAACTGCGATGCCCATGAAACCGGGTTCGGCAATGGGTGTGTCCACAACGCGATCGGTGCCAAACTCTTCCACCAGACCGGACAAGATTTTGAACGGTGTGCCTGCTTCGGCCACGTCTTCACCGATGATGAACACCGACGGATCACGCCGCATTTCTTCTGCGAACGCTTCGTTGACGGCCTGAGATAATGTGATGTCGCGCATGTTGCCCATCTTACGCGACCGCATGGGTTATGTCGGTGAAGATGTGCATGTCCACTTCCAGACCATCAGGATAAGGGGCGGTGATGGCGTATTCGACCGCTGCTTTGGCCTCAGCATGCACTTCTTCGCGCAAGGAAGTCAGTTCTTCGTCAGATACGATGCCTTCCGCCGACAGGTAATCGCCCAATATCGTGATTGGGTCGCGATTTGCTTTCCAATTTGCCTCTTCTTCCTTGGTCCGATAATAATCGCGATTGATGTCGCCGACGTGGTGCCCGTGATAGCGGTATGTTTCGAGTTCGATGAAGAACGGGCCTTCGCCTTTGCGTGCGCGCTCAACCAATTTTTGCGTCAGGTCGTTGACGGCCAAAACGTCTTGTCCATTGACCTTGTGGGCTTCGATACCAAAGGCCTCCGCACGTGCCGGAATGGAACCTGCTGCGATTTCCTCGGTGCGCGTGTATTCGCTGTAGCCGTTGTTTTCACAGGCATAAATCACTGGCAGTTTCCAAAGCGCGGCCATGTTCATGACCTCATACATCAGCCCCTGCGCCGTGGCGCCATCGCCGAAAAAGCAGACTGCCACATCATCGGTGCCTTGCATCTTCGCACTGAACGCCGCACCGGTCGCAATTCCCATGGAGCCACCGACGATGGCATTTGCGCCAAGGTTGCCGTTTGATTGGTCAGCGATGTGCATGGACCCACCTTTGCCCCGGCAATAGCCTTCTTCTTTGCCCAAAAGTTCGCAAAACATCTGTTTGAACTCGGCCCCTTTGGCCACGCAG contains these protein-coding regions:
- the truB gene encoding tRNA pseudouridine(55) synthase TruB — its product is MARRRKGRDISGWVIIDKPAGPTSTAVVNKVRWAFEAKKAGHAGTLDPDATGLLAVALGEATKTVPYVTDATKAYDFTIRFGIATNTDDAEGEVIATSDARPSDADIEAALTALTGNIQQVPPKFSAVKIDGQRAYAMARAGEDVTLEPRPLFVESLSLTERPDADHATLEMVCGKGGYVRSIARDLGEVLGCHAHVTSLRRIWSGPFDLDQAVTMDQIEALARTPDLDDHLQPLEIGLADLPELPTTAESAAKLSNGNPGLVIASDAEYGDLAWASHQGQPVAVGIYKAGELHPSRVFRL
- a CDS encoding DUF1643 domain-containing protein, with product MVTRTHSEQGRESSAVYSPCDNYRYALTRIWNTTEQRITYVMLNPSKATELANDPTVERCERRARRLGYGAMRVCNIFAWRETDPARLKRAKSPIGPANEAVLIEAANWADHVLCAWGVHGAHLNQGPKVGRMLVASGKPLFSLGVTKGSHPRHPLYVGYATALAPWSPSEPQSQ
- the rpsO gene encoding 30S ribosomal protein S15; the encoded protein is MSITAEAKAKVMKEYGTKDGDTGSPEVQVAILSSRIATLTEHFKTHKKDNHGRRGLLKMVATRRKLLDYVKGKDEDRYKGLIKRLGLRR
- a CDS encoding GNAT family N-acetyltransferase, which gives rise to MGTISHYDPDRDQDDLIALMHGYRELTYERAPPFDHPVVDQKYGDEPFAKMLRDLAATHARPTGSILMVHNGEVAVGCGMTNPINQNTCEIQRVFLSADARGLGLGKSLIAALIDQATEDGYERIELNTISILHEAIVLYGKFGFRPCEPYFDFSAKVEAELLFLGLDIADRLQ
- a CDS encoding ThuA domain-containing protein, whose translation is MKAALFVGGWEGHAPGDFGDWCAALLRDNGFEVQAFDTLEPLATPEKLADINLIVPIWSSARSAHRPEFGNMTKPQEDGLLKLIGDGCGIAGWHGHMGDAFRDRPTYHFLIGGQFVAHPPGWPDNPQPTDDYVNYDVTICRPDDPIVRGIKSFHMRSEQYYMLVDPSNEVLATTTFSGDHLWWIEGTVIPVIWKRRWDRGRVFYCSIGHELDNLKRSEVTEILRRGMIWAAQSE
- a CDS encoding NAD-binding protein, translating into MRIGFAGLGRMGRLMAMNCAKAFPVTVWNRSPEIAADFARLNNCAHATSPAELAANTDIILSMLADDKAARDVYLGKDGLLAAEGADLLVEMGTMSSDLIGELHAKAKARGKTFTDAPVSGATQAAEEATLMIMAGASAEMAARLQPVFDQMARKTIWLGKPGLGAVMKLSVNTLIHGLNQNLSEALTLAEAAGIEASAAFDVIENSAAAAPMLKYRRSIYLDEQAQDVSFTVALARKDVRLALDQAQSTGTAMPQTQTTFDMLKAAGEARFDNRDMAAILNFMREGNE
- a CDS encoding aldehyde dehydrogenase family protein, yielding MEHTDLYINGAWLPGSDGTRFDVMDPADETVLASVASASLDDAKAALDAAEAAFADWAARTPRDRSIVLRRAWELMVERQEEFARLITLENGKARTDAMGEAAYAAEFFRWFSEEAVRVDGLISHAPASGARIIVQHKPAGIAVLVTPWNYPAAMGTRKIAPALAAGCPVIIKPASETPLTMLALMPLLEEAGVPKGVVNVLPSRRTGEMVDMLLHDPRVRVVSFTGSTEVGRKLLHSAADQVLKPAMELGGNAPLIVFEDADIDVAVEGTMLAKMRNLGEACTAANRIYLHEKVQDAFVERLSAAMAALKVGDGLDPSVDVGPLVNADTRDKVAEFVEDAVAKGATLHCGGQKPDGKGFFYPPTVLSNVPANANCIHDEIFGPVAAIQIFTDPEDVIKRANDTEYGLVAYVFTEDMKRGLQVCERLDYGMVGLNRGLVSDPAAPFGGTKQSGLGREGGHEGMHEFMETQYISASW
- a CDS encoding dihydrolipoamide acetyltransferase, which encodes MAHEVIMPMLGMAQDTGKLLSWCKSAGEAVAVGDVLFEVETDKSVSEVEAQADGFLAGVSAEEGADIPVGQVIAMITADPDEAIAPAPEISEPVAETPSDPQPQVQESPVAAPPLQTGGDRILASPKARRLAKEAGLTLSQFSEAGVPQPIRAADVERLATQPIAQAAPHAGAKLHIAAQVPAVGCNALIIKMNDDAGVQLSLANLAVAFAAVALRVVSDAQNLTLTLKQHGNPSVTFHDPDKMRLSQMTGEEGDAPADLELIDLGETYLTTTAIDAGATPTLTIALTGGNIHLSLSYSSSNLTTDQAIALMSDLSARMAEPLLALV
- a CDS encoding alpha-ketoacid dehydrogenase subunit beta; translation: MRDITLSQAVNEAFAEEMRRDPSVFIIGEDVAEAGTPFKILSGLVEEFGTDRVVDTPIAEPGFMGIAVGAAMTGMRPVVDLMFGDFLFLVMDQLCNQAAKTHYMSGGKLNVPLVLRTNLGATRRSAAQHSQSLHALVAHIPGLKVALPSSAYEAKGLLKTAIRDDNPVVIFEDKLMYQDKAPVPAEEFLIPFGQANVLREGRDITLIGTSSMVQVCQKAAELLADVGISAEVIDPRTIVPLDEETILNSVRKTSRAMVVDEGHQNFGVTAEIAARISEKAFYHLDAPVQRFGAMDVPIPFSSALEDLTVPTPEAVFTRAKASVEGGI
- a CDS encoding ABC transporter substrate-binding protein, with the protein product MSAKKPKTNTEDFLRMYRQMVRIRAFEDQANQLYLSAKMPGLTHMYSGEEAVAVGICEALRVTDKITSTHRGHGHCVAKGAEFKQMFCELLGKEEGYCRGKGGSMHIADQSNGNLGANAIVGGSMGIATGAAFSAKMQGTDDVAVCFFGDGATAQGLMYEVMNMAALWKLPVIYACENNGYSEYTRTEEIAAGSIPARAEAFGIEAHKVNGQDVLAVNDLTQKLVERARKGEGPFFIELETYRYHGHHVGDINRDYYRTKEEEANWKANRDPITILGDYLSAEGIVSDEELTSLREEVHAEAKAAVEYAITAPYPDGLEVDMHIFTDITHAVA